TGTTGGTAAAAAATCATGATGCACGTTAATTCTCTTGGCGTAGGCTCACGTCTTCTACCTTTGTCCTTTAATGCGAAATCAGGGGAAATTATTCACGTTATTGGTCCAAACGGGAGTGGCAAGAGCACCTTATTAACGGCCATCGCGGGCATGTTAGATTATCAAGGCGATATAGTTCTAGAGCAAACAGAGTTGCGTCACTATTCGATTGCACAATTAGCTGAGCGCCGCGCATTTTTGTCTCAAGCGGATCGACCTGCGTTTAACTTGGAAGTAGCGCATTATCTTTCTTTGTCATTGCCACAAAATGCCAAACATAATCTCGACGAAGTAGAGAAGGTGGTGAGTGAATTAGCGACTATGTTGCTGATTGACGACAAACTTCACCGTGGTATCCATCAACTGTCTGGTGGTGAATGGCAGCGAGTGAGATTATGCGCAATTTGCTTACAGATCTGGCCGAGTTTAAACCCATATTCTCAACTATTGATCCTTGATGAACCTGCGGCACCGCTCGATATTGGTCAAGAGGCATTGCTGTATAAGCTCATTGATAAAGTGGCCGCGCAAGGTTTAACCGTTATTATGTCAAATCACGATTTGAACCGAACATTAAAACATGCGGATCGCGCGATTTTGCTTGATAAAGGTGTGATGAGGGCATGCGGAATAGTCGATGAGGTACTGAATCCAGCTTTGATGAGCGAAGTATTTAAGACTGCGGTAGAACGACACGTTATTAACGGTTCGCCAATATTGTTATTTGATTGAGATGTTCGAGAGACAAAAAAGCCGCCTAAGGGCGGCTTTTTGATGTTATCGCGTAAGCGATGCTAAATCCGCAGGACGGTAGTATACCGATTTTAGTACTTTACCTTGGCGAATGGTTTTCGCTTCTGATACAAAATCTTCAGCACATTTTGCTATAACGTAACCACCTTTTTCTACAGCCATCAGTTTGATGCCTTGTTCCGCGTAGAAAACTTCAGTGTCAGCATATTCTTGGTGATTGCGACATACTTTGCTCATGTTGCTTGAGTGTACTTCGTCCCAGCACGGAATAAAGTCGATGCCACGGTTAACGGCAACGTTTAGTAGCAGGTCGATAAGGTAGCTAATTGCAATGTTGTCTTCCACTTTAGTGTGACCAAGGTGCACCAAACGACCCATCAATACGTAAACGCTGTCTACAATAGCATCTGCTTGTTCTGTTTTATTATCCGCTTCAGCTAGCTCAGTCAGTTCTTCGATTGCTAGTGATGTATGAAGCGTATCTGCTTTATCATCCAAGCTTTCAGGAGAGGCTACCGGTAGATCGAACGTGCTACGGAATTCGTTGATATCGCGGTATAGGTGATCGAAGATTTCTTGAGTTAGTTTTGATAGGTACATGTATTTTGTCCACCAATGAAAATATCGCGCAATACTAGCAAAGCCAAGCGTTACTCGCTATCTGTATGGGTGAAAAACATCAACTCTTCGAGTAAGAAATCACAAATCGCTCACGATGAGTGAGCGATTGAAATGCAGGGGAAGATCGCAGCGATTAAGAGAACAAGTAAGGAAACAGCTTTACTAACTCTTGCTGAGTGAGCGCATTTACTCGTGCAATATTGGTTTCAGGAATGGATTCTGGATCTGGGTAGTGTTTTAACACTTTCTCCATACTCTCTTCGCGAATCAAATGGAAAATCGGGTAGGGAGCACGGTTAGTCAGATTCGAAGGATCCTCTGGCTCGCTACCAGCAAAGCAGTAGTCAGGATGGAAGGTCGCGACTTGGAACGTACCAGCCCAACCTTGCTGATCGATCAATCCTTCGACCCAATCAATAAATAGGTTGTAATCCCAAAAGTCGTCGAGCATGTATGGCGCAACCACCAACGTCGTCTCTAACTCTTGTACTGGCGTGCCTTCGAGATGAAGAAATTGGCTAAAATATCTTCAAGTAATGCTTCATCGGTGTTGGCTGAGCTAACGAAAATATCAATTTGTTTATTACGTTGTGGTTTTGCAGCAAACGGGCATAGATTTAAGCCAATCACTACATCGTTCAGCCATTGGTTAACGTTGGCTTTGATCTGGCTGTTGGCTTGATTTGAATTCTGACTATTCATAGAGAGCGTATATCTTATTGTTTATTTATTGTGATGAATAATAACAGAGTTTGTGGCTTGGAGTTTGTTTTTAGTGAGCAGTTGAAAGCATAGCCAATAGCATACCGCGTACAAAATACTACCGCCCATAATGACGGCTTGCCAACCACCGTGTTGCCAACAGTAAATTAAGAAGAACCCACCAAGACTGCCGCCGATATAGTAATGCACCAAGTAAAGTGCGGTGGCGGTTGCCTTCGCCCGCTTTGCTTTTTGGCTGACCCACGCATAGGCCAAGGTGTGAGTGAAAAAGGCACCAAAACTTATCAGCAATAATCCGAGCGTCATCCATACCAAATGATCAAAATAGGCGACTAGCATGCCAAGTAAACTGATCGTAATACCAACTAGCATGCCGGAGACCGGATCTTTATGTTCACTCCAAACCGAAGTGAGTGTCGAGCTGAATGTGCCAGCGAGATAACACAAGAATATTAATGAAGCGAGGCCAATCGGCAGTTGATGGGGTGGGGCAACGAGACGAAAACCCATGACCGAATAGAGATTAACAAACAGAGTAAAGTTAACCCCACCGATCAACATTGCTAGCCAAATAGTGCGGTTTTTAAGGTGTGAAACGAGTGCTTTATTGTGATAACGCAGCAAACCTTTTTGCGGTTTAAAATGCTGTTGTTTGGGTAGTAACCAGAAAACCACGATGGCGCCGACAGCGGTAAAAC
Above is a window of Vibrio taketomensis DNA encoding:
- the btuD gene encoding vitamin B12 ABC transporter ATP-binding protein BtuD, with product MMHVNSLGVGSRLLPLSFNAKSGEIIHVIGPNGSGKSTLLTAIAGMLDYQGDIVLEQTELRHYSIAQLAERRAFLSQADRPAFNLEVAHYLSLSLPQNAKHNLDEVEKVVSELATMLLIDDKLHRGIHQLSGGEWQRVRLCAICLQIWPSLNPYSQLLILDEPAAPLDIGQEALLYKLIDKVAAQGLTVIMSNHDLNRTLKHADRAILLDKGVMRACGIVDEVLNPALMSEVFKTAVERHVINGSPILLFD
- a CDS encoding nucleoside triphosphate pyrophosphohydrolase family protein, which codes for MYLSKLTQEIFDHLYRDINEFRSTFDLPVASPESLDDKADTLHTSLAIEELTELAEADNKTEQADAIVDSVYVLMGRLVHLGHTKVEDNIAISYLIDLLLNVAVNRGIDFIPCWDEVHSSNMSKVCRNHQEYADTEVFYAEQGIKLMAVEKGGYVIAKCAEDFVSEAKTIRQGKVLKSVYYRPADLASLTR
- a CDS encoding MFS transporter — protein: MIEFGTPQYKRVTLSLALGSFLVFCNLYLFQPMLPFMAGYFSVSETQVNWVFAASTLALSVALVPWAVGSETIGRRLVMLTGLLAMPIIGLLMLMSDSLLGLVLLRALMGIALAAFASVAVAYMVEELSSKAFSHAIGTYIAANSLGGISGRIAGGTLTDVLGWQQAVLIMACFTAVGAIVVFWLLPKQQHFKPQKGLLRYHNKALVSHLKNRTIWLAMLIGGVNFTLFVNLYSVMGFRLVAPPHQLPIGLASLIFLCYLAGTFSSTLTSVWSEHKDPVSGMLVGITISLLGMLVAYFDHLVWMTLGLLLISFGAFFTHTLAYAWVSQKAKRAKATATALYLVHYYIGGSLGGFFLIYCWQHGGWQAVIMGGSILYAVCYWLCFQLLTKNKLQATNSVIIHHNK